A DNA window from Paenibacillus sp. HWE-109 contains the following coding sequences:
- a CDS encoding ABC transporter ATP-binding protein, producing the protein MLALDIRNLNKRYPKFQLKDVSFQLEKGYIMGFIGANGAGKTTAIKSILNMIHIDSGEVRILGKNMAEHEIELKQEIGWVFGGIDFYTRSKIKTLTEVIKKFYKQWDDETYFNYLRRFKLDENKKIAELSTGMKVKYSLAIALSYGAKLLILDEPTSGLDPVARDDLLEIFQDLVADGEISILFSTHITSDLEKCADFITFIDNGHIIQSSEKEQFIESYRLLNGEESQLNQVKDRLISYKVNSFGFTGLILASDFDPTSGLKVTTPSLEEIMIYFAKKEELYV; encoded by the coding sequence ATGCTGGCTTTAGACATTCGAAATCTGAACAAGAGATACCCAAAGTTTCAGTTAAAAGATGTATCGTTCCAACTGGAGAAAGGTTACATTATGGGATTTATCGGCGCCAATGGCGCGGGAAAAACAACCGCCATCAAATCGATCTTGAATATGATTCATATTGATAGCGGTGAGGTTCGTATTCTAGGAAAGAACATGGCTGAACACGAGATCGAATTGAAACAGGAGATCGGATGGGTATTCGGCGGCATCGATTTTTATACTCGAAGCAAAATCAAAACGTTGACCGAAGTGATTAAGAAGTTCTATAAGCAATGGGACGATGAGACCTATTTCAACTATCTAAGAAGATTCAAATTGGACGAGAACAAAAAAATCGCCGAATTGTCGACGGGAATGAAAGTCAAGTACAGTTTGGCTATTGCTTTATCCTATGGTGCAAAGCTCCTCATCCTCGACGAACCGACAAGCGGGCTCGATCCGGTCGCGCGAGACGATCTGTTAGAAATTTTTCAAGATCTCGTTGCAGATGGCGAGATCAGCATTCTTTTCTCCACTCACATTACCTCCGATTTGGAGAAATGCGCGGATTTCATAACCTTCATCGATAACGGTCATATCATTCAAAGTTCCGAGAAGGAACAATTTATTGAGTCCTATCGCTTGCTGAATGGGGAGGAAAGCCAATTAAATCAGGTGAAAGATCGGCTGATCTCCTACAAGGTAAATTCCTTCGGTTTTACGGGATTGATCCTTGCCAGCGACTTCGATCCCACTTCCGGTTTGAAAGTAACCACACCGAGTCTCGAGGAAATTATGATTTATTTTGCGAAGAAGGAGGAGCTGTATGTATAA
- a CDS encoding GntR family transcriptional regulator: MNVAIANASEKPIYQQLFEQISAQILKGELESGYCLPPIRQAAQELRISVITVKKAWEELERCSLINTVTGKGCFVAEFTSDEMLQIRNEMILKQMVSDTSYYKSFGLTLDEVIELLKKIY; this comes from the coding sequence ATGAACGTAGCGATTGCGAACGCATCTGAAAAACCAATTTATCAGCAGTTGTTCGAACAAATCAGTGCCCAAATTCTGAAAGGTGAGTTGGAAAGCGGCTATTGTCTACCGCCCATTCGACAAGCCGCCCAGGAACTTCGTATTAGTGTCATCACTGTAAAGAAAGCTTGGGAAGAACTCGAGCGATGCAGCTTGATCAATACCGTAACGGGCAAAGGGTGTTTTGTTGCCGAATTCACATCCGATGAAATGCTGCAAATACGCAACGAAATGATCTTGAAGCAAATGGTTAGCGACACTTCATACTACAAATCATTTGGCCTCACCCTAGATGAAGTTATTGAACTGTTGAAAAAGATTTATTAA
- a CDS encoding ABC-2 transporter permease — MYNLVMKDFKLGVHPSILIMPFLMGALMLVPGWLYFIVLLYFCWITIPNMFAVFKSQNDLTFTTMLPVTKQDIVKARVSVIVILELLYLVVAMIYGMINIRIFPHTIYYFFAPHMGFWGLCFVMFAIFNMIFFPMYYKTAYKTGGAISASVGAAMLFAGIAQWVGIQSSFVSDIFNGTGADNTAIQITILIAGIVIFLAFTLIGYRMAVKRFLKVEIL, encoded by the coding sequence ATGTATAACTTGGTGATGAAAGATTTTAAATTGGGTGTACATCCTTCGATTTTAATCATGCCTTTTTTAATGGGAGCATTGATGCTTGTTCCCGGCTGGCTTTATTTTATTGTCCTTCTGTATTTCTGCTGGATTACGATCCCGAATATGTTTGCCGTATTTAAATCCCAGAACGATTTGACATTTACGACGATGCTGCCCGTAACCAAACAGGACATCGTGAAAGCAAGAGTGTCCGTGATTGTCATTCTGGAGTTATTGTATCTTGTCGTTGCCATGATCTACGGTATGATAAATATTCGTATATTCCCGCATACGATCTATTATTTCTTCGCGCCACATATGGGATTCTGGGGACTCTGTTTTGTTATGTTTGCGATCTTCAACATGATCTTTTTCCCCATGTATTACAAGACCGCGTATAAAACGGGCGGGGCGATTTCAGCTTCCGTCGGGGCTGCTATGCTTTTTGCCGGAATTGCGCAGTGGGTCGGAATCCAGAGTTCGTTTGTGTCCGACATTTTCAACGGTACTGGGGCTGACAATACGGCGATTCAAATAACCATTCTGATCGCAGGAATCGTGATTTTCCTAGCATTCACTCTGATCGGCTATCGAATGGCGGTCAAAAGGTTTCTCAAAGTGGAAATCTTATGA
- a CDS encoding alpha-L-rhamnosidase, translated as MIKLSRPEWENILAASRAQWIWDSKRIRTNSFAYLRKEVELDGEVIEARACVSAHHYFHFFVNGVKVGGYGSPVPSDPWKSKYVLEYDLRELLRRGSNCLASVAHYLGGSGQNYVNGLPGFYLHLHVLYADGRRLEVITDETWQALRIIPHREGTRYQQQRRISAIERYDARNWEAGWMHPGYPSDQCVQVVRSKADTAGWQLKLQRVPEGAVEEIIVPTAVGLQKNGLQVFDTGKIVSGWPTIHLPGIAGTKVRFRYSENLDNRGRVGRNVCNETSDHYYDEYTMRGDTYEGWSPCFSYKAFRYVEVTGYPDLITQEQIAICSAHTDLSSEGAFRTSSELINQIYDACMQTQKNNMLGQLVDCPHREQAQYLADTDLQAETLLYNFQARSLIEKTLSDFADAQEDDGTFPFVFPANVRNTEFALKIPEWDLHYCSLLWKLFDYYGDRAILAQYLPFAMKMLRHYAAAIDETGLIPKGEGWHISDWPYPVIDESGPYLTVQNLKFYHMLMLAEKMSLIMGQTDQVDWSIEQAGIVKAGIMKHLFDSDRSCFRDSYGSDQSSQGTNVLAIEYGIVPSSDRNALLQQVTSGEWTCKTVLTLNLMRIMFENGAGQAAYQMIDTDRFPSWGYMVAQGYRTVWEGMEDKESHCHAWHAYPARLLAEYVVGIRSEAPGFRHIGIRPFVPGNLSFAEAGVITPHGKVHVGWRKTNTGLLLECRIPAGCLATVMLPIVKGSPVEVLEDKNNTVLALGIIEDTVRFRTGQGHAVFLVHGFR; from the coding sequence GTGATCAAACTGAGTAGACCTGAATGGGAGAATATACTTGCTGCAAGCAGAGCACAGTGGATATGGGATTCCAAGCGCATACGAACGAACAGTTTTGCTTATCTGCGCAAGGAAGTGGAGCTCGATGGAGAAGTGATCGAAGCGCGCGCCTGCGTATCGGCGCACCATTATTTTCACTTTTTTGTTAATGGGGTTAAGGTTGGGGGCTATGGTTCTCCCGTTCCATCCGATCCGTGGAAGTCGAAATACGTTCTCGAGTATGACTTGCGCGAATTGCTTCGCCGAGGAAGCAATTGTTTGGCTTCGGTCGCTCATTATTTGGGCGGCAGCGGGCAAAATTACGTTAACGGGCTGCCTGGGTTTTATCTGCATTTGCATGTGCTCTATGCGGATGGCCGCAGGTTGGAAGTCATTACCGACGAAACATGGCAGGCGCTGCGAATCATACCGCACCGTGAAGGGACACGGTATCAGCAGCAGCGGCGCATTTCCGCTATCGAGCGATATGACGCCAGGAACTGGGAAGCGGGGTGGATGCATCCTGGCTATCCGTCTGATCAATGCGTTCAAGTTGTTAGATCCAAGGCCGATACCGCCGGATGGCAGCTTAAGCTGCAGCGTGTGCCGGAAGGGGCCGTCGAAGAAATCATCGTGCCAACTGCCGTAGGCCTACAGAAGAACGGTCTGCAAGTGTTCGATACAGGGAAAATCGTCTCAGGCTGGCCGACGATCCATCTTCCGGGAATCGCAGGCACGAAAGTTCGTTTCCGCTACTCCGAAAATCTGGATAACCGAGGTAGAGTCGGTCGGAACGTTTGCAACGAAACTTCAGATCATTACTACGATGAATATACGATGCGGGGAGACACCTATGAGGGATGGTCTCCCTGCTTTTCATACAAAGCTTTCCGGTACGTGGAAGTGACAGGCTACCCTGATTTAATAACGCAAGAGCAAATTGCAATTTGCAGCGCACATACAGATCTCAGCAGCGAAGGAGCTTTCCGAACTTCCAGCGAGTTAATCAACCAAATATACGACGCCTGCATGCAAACGCAAAAAAACAACATGCTTGGTCAACTCGTCGATTGCCCTCATCGGGAACAGGCCCAGTATCTCGCTGACACCGACCTGCAGGCGGAGACGCTGCTTTATAATTTCCAAGCTCGTTCTCTAATAGAGAAGACGCTCTCGGACTTTGCCGATGCGCAGGAAGATGATGGGACGTTTCCCTTTGTGTTTCCTGCAAATGTCAGAAACACGGAATTTGCGTTGAAAATACCGGAGTGGGACTTGCATTACTGCAGTCTACTGTGGAAACTATTCGACTATTATGGAGACCGGGCGATTCTGGCTCAATACTTGCCGTTTGCTATGAAGATGCTGCGGCATTATGCGGCGGCAATCGATGAAACCGGGTTGATACCAAAAGGAGAAGGCTGGCATATCAGCGATTGGCCTTACCCGGTGATCGACGAATCCGGTCCGTATCTGACCGTGCAAAATCTCAAGTTTTACCACATGCTTATGCTTGCCGAGAAGATGTCGTTAATTATGGGGCAGACGGATCAAGTCGATTGGTCAATAGAGCAAGCTGGAATTGTAAAAGCGGGGATTATGAAGCATTTATTTGATTCCGATCGCAGCTGCTTCAGGGACAGCTATGGTTCCGATCAGAGCAGTCAAGGTACGAATGTACTTGCTATCGAATACGGGATTGTGCCCAGTTCAGACAGAAATGCATTGCTGCAACAAGTTACGTCTGGTGAGTGGACATGCAAAACAGTTCTTACGCTCAATCTTATGCGCATTATGTTTGAGAATGGAGCAGGGCAAGCTGCATATCAAATGATAGATACCGATAGGTTTCCAAGTTGGGGGTATATGGTAGCCCAAGGGTACCGCACAGTGTGGGAAGGGATGGAGGATAAAGAGTCCCATTGCCACGCTTGGCATGCCTATCCGGCTCGATTGCTTGCCGAGTATGTCGTCGGCATACGTTCGGAAGCCCCCGGGTTCCGGCATATTGGCATTCGCCCCTTCGTGCCCGGGAATCTTTCATTTGCAGAGGCAGGTGTTATAACACCGCACGGAAAGGTTCATGTCGGCTGGCGAAAAACGAATACGGGATTGCTGCTCGAGTGCCGCATACCTGCTGGTTGTTTGGCGACAGTCATGCTTCCTATTGTGAAAGGCAGTCCTGTTGAGGTTCTTGAGGACAAAAACAACACGGTTCTTGCACTTGGCATTATTGAAGACACAGTACGATTCCGAACAGGTCAAGGCCATGCCGTTTTTCTTGTTCATGGATTCCGATAG